In the genome of Lacerta agilis isolate rLacAgi1 chromosome 2, rLacAgi1.pri, whole genome shotgun sequence, one region contains:
- the TMED9 gene encoding transmembrane emp24 domain-containing protein 9 → MYHFTLQVERGGSPANGPAPLPSRGLLGVVVLPPEGRAAAQPSRLERLRGSRSGGEAGRRRGVMAVPVRSPSVFLRLLLLLAGLASPGWGLYFHLGETERKCFIEEIPDETMVIGNYRTQLFDKQREEYLPATPGLGMFVEVKDPDEKVVLSRQYGSEGRFTFTSHTPGEHQICLHSNSTKFSLFAGGMLRVHLDIQVGEHANDYAEIAAKDKLSELQLRVRQLLEQIEQIQKEQNYQRWREERFRQTSESTNQRVLWWSIVQTLILVAIGVWQMRHLKSFFEAKKLV, encoded by the exons ATGTATCACTTCACACTGCAGGTG GAGAGGGGAGGTTCTCCAGCGAACGGCCCGGCGCCGCTACCTTCCCGAggcctgctgggagttgtagtcctgcctCCCGAAGGCCGCGCGGCTGCTCAGCCTTCTCGGCTGGAGCGATTACGTGGCTCGAGGAGCGGAGGAGAGGCGGGACGCAGGCGCGGCGTGATGGCGGTTCCCGTGCGCAGCCCGTCGGTGTTCTTGCggctcttgctgctgctggccGGCCTCGCCTCGCCCGGCTGGGGCCTCTACTTCCACCTGGGCGAGACGGAGCGCAAGTGCTTCATCGAGGAGATCCCCGACGAGACCATGGTCATCG GGAATTACCGGACGCAGCTGTTTGATAAGCAACGGGAAGAGTACCTTCCTGCTACTCCTGGCCTGGGCATGTTTGTGGAAGTGAAGGACCCTGATGAAAAG GTGGTGTTGTCTCGACAGTATGGGTCAGAGGGCAGATTCACCTTTACTTCACACACACCTGGGGAACATCAGATCTGCCTACATTCTAATTCCACAAAGTTTTCCCTTTTTGCGGGAGGCATGCTG AGGGTCCACCTTGATATCCAGGTTGGGGAACATGCCAACGACTATGCTGAGATTGCAGCCAAGGACAAGCTGAGTGAGCTGCAGCTACGCGTACGCCAGCTCCTAGAGCAGATTGAGCAGATCCAGAAAGAGCAGAACTACCAGCGG TGGCGAGAGGAGCGCTTCCGGCAAACTAGTGAGAGCACAAACCAGCGGGTTCTCTGGTGGTCCATTGTCCAGACCCTCATTCTTGTAGCCATTGGAGTCTGGCAGATGAGGCATCTTAAAAGTTTCTTTGAGGCCAAGAAGCTGGtataa